One window of the Bombus pyrosoma isolate SC7728 linkage group LG5, ASM1482585v1, whole genome shotgun sequence genome contains the following:
- the LOC122567557 gene encoding proteasome subunit alpha type-5 — MFLTRSEYDHGVNTFSPEGRLFQVEYAIEAIKLGSTAIGIATSEGVVLVVEKRITSSLMEPTTVEKIVEIDKHIGCAASGLIADSRTMIDRARVECQNHWFVYNERMSVESTAQAVSNLAIQFGDSDDDGSAMSRPFGVAMLFAGIDEKGPQLYHMDPSGTFVQFDAKAIGSGSEGAQQNLQEVYHKSMTLKEAIKAALVILKQVMEEKLSDNNIEVMTMTPEQLFHMFTKAELQEVITDIA; from the exons atgtTTCTAACACGTTCTGAATACGATCATGGTGTTAATACCTTCTCCCCAGAAGGGAGGTTATTCCAAGTTGAATACGCCATAGAAGCTATAAAACTTGGTTCCACTGCCATTGGAATTGCAACATCAGAGGGTGTTGTTTTAGTTGTGGAGAAACGTATCACTTCCAGTTTAATGGAACCCACAACCGTGGAAAAGATTGTAGAAATTGATAAGCATATTGGATGCGCCGCATCCGGCTTAATAGCTGACTCTAGGACTATGATCGATCGTGCTAGAGTAGAATGTCAGAATCACTGGTTCGTCTACAACGAGAGAATGTCTGTGGAATCAACGGCACAGGCTGTATCTAACCTAGCTATACAATTTGGAGACAGTGACGACGATGGTAGTGCCATGTCAAGACCATTTGGCGTAGCAATGTTATTCGCCGGTATTGATGAAAAAGGGCCTCAGTTGTATCATATGGATCCTTCTGGCACCTTTGTACAATTTGATGCTAAAGCTATTGGATCTGGAAGCGAAGGCGCGCAACAGAACCTCCAAGAAGTTTATCATAAg TCTATGACACTTAAAGAAGCGATAAAGGCAGCCTTGGTTATATTGAAGCAAGTTATGGAAGAAAAACTAAGTGATAACAATATAGAAGTAATGACAATGACACCCGAGCAACTGTTTCATATGTTTACAAAAGCTGAATTACAGGAGGTGATTACAGATATTGCTTAA